GATCCTGCCGGAGTTCGTCGATCTGACCTTCGCCGTCCACAACGGGCAGAGCTTCGAGCGCGTGCAGGTCGAGCCCGAGATGATCGGTCACTATCTCGGCGAGTTCCAGCTCACTCGGAAGTCGGTCGAACACGGTCAGGCCGGCATCGGGGCGACCCGCTCCTCGAAGTTCGTACCGCTCAAGTAAATCATGGGAATCAGCTACTCAGTCGACGCCGACCCGGACACGACGGCAAAAGCGATGCTCCGGGAGCGGCAGATGAGCCACAAGCACAGCAAGGCTATCGCTCGGGAGATCAAGGGCATGACGGCCGACGACGCGATCGCGTACCTCGAAGACGTGATCGCAGAGAAGCAGTCGGTCCCGTTCAAGTCCCACAACTCGGGCGTCGGCCACCGGAACGACATCGACGGCTGGGACGCCGGTCGCTACCCCGAGAAGGCCAGCGAAGCGTTCCTCGACCTGCTCGAAAACGCGGTCGGGAACGCAGACCACCAGGGCTTCGACGGTGGGTCCATGGAGATCATGCACGTCGCCGCCCACAAGGTCGGCGAACAGCAGGGTCGCCAGCCCCGCGCGATGGGCCGGGCATCTGCCTGGAACAGTCCGCAGGTCGACGTCGAACTGATCTTAGAGGAGGTCGACGAATAATGGCAGACGAACAGCAGTTCATCGAAGACGGACTTCAGCGGACCCAGATCGACGAGTTCTTCGCAGACGAACTCGGTCGTGCCGGCTACGGCGGCATGGACGTCGCCAAGACGCCGATGGGGACCCAGATCGTGCTCAAAGCCGAGAAACCCGGTATGGTGATCGGCAAGGGTGGGAAGAACATCCGGAAGATCACCACCACCCTCGAAGAGGAGTTCGGCCTCGAAGATCCGCAGGTCGACGTCCAGGAAGTCGAGGAGCCAGACCTCAACGCCCGCATCGTCGCGGACCGTCTGGGCAACGCCCTCGAACGCGGCTGGTACTTCCGCAAGGCCGGTCACACCACGATCGACCGGATCATGGAAGCAGGCGCGAAGGGCGCAGAGATCGTCCTCTCCGGGAAGGTCACTGGCGCACGCTCGCGCGTGGAGAAGTTCAACCGCGGCTACATCAAGCACAACGGTGAGCCCGCGGAGAACATCGTCGACAGCGGCGTCGGCGTCGCCGTGATGAAACTCGGCACCATCGGTGTCCGAGTGAAGATCATCCCGCCGGAGGCGGAACTCCCCGACGACTTCGAGATCTACGAGGACGTCGAGGTCGAGGACTACGTCGCCGACACCGACGGCGAGTCCGTCGAGGAACTCCTCGAAGGCGAGCCCGAAGGCGAGGACGCTGCCGCCGAGCACGGCGCGCAGGCCCCCGCCGACGAGGACGCAGACGAGGACGAACTCGTCGAAGACGTCGACGAGGAAGTCGTCGAGGAAGCGGCCGACGAGTTCGACGAGGTCGAGACGCCCTCCGACGAGGACGCAGACGTCGACATCGACGACGTCGAGGAGTCCATCGAGGAGGACCTCGACGAGGACACCGCCGCCGAGGCGGAAGAACTCATGGACGAGATGGACGATTCAGACTCGTCCGCAGACAGCGAGGAGGGTGACGACGAATGACCGTCATCCACGTCGAAGAGGTCCGCGACATGACGGCCGCCGAGCGCGAGTCGGAACTCGAGGACCTCAAGACGGAACTGCTCAACGCCCGCGCCGTTCAGGCGGCGGGTGGGGCACCCGAGAATCCGGGTCGCATCGGCGAGCTGCGGAAGGCCATCGCCCGGATCAAGACGATCCAGACCGAAGAAGGGGACCTCGAATGAGGTCCGACGGGTCGAACGGTGTGAACCGTGAGACGTGCGACGCTGCGGACGAAGAGGACTCCGAATGATGCCACTGACACCCGAAACGCTCCCACGACACGAACTCGCCGGCCTCGACGTCGAGGTCGTCGCAGCGGCAAATCCCGACGCGATCGGTATCGCCGGGACCGTCGTCACCGAGACGACGAACACGCTGGGTGTCGAGGGGACCGATCGGGTGTGGCACGTGCCGAAGGACGCGGCGACGTTCCGGTTCGACCTCCCGGCCGAGGGCGACTCCGAGTCGCGCTCGGTCCGGGTTCGCGGTTCGAACCTCGTCGCCCGCCCCGCTCGACGCACGGAAGCGACAGGTGATTCCAAATGGCGCTAGGACTGAACGTACAGGAACCGGACGAGGCCTGTGCCGACGATAACTGCCCGTTCCACGGCACACTGAGTGTCCGCGGGCAGACGATCGAAGGCGAGGTCGCGTCCACTGACATGGAGAAGACCGTCGTCGTCGAACGCGAGTACGACGTGAAGGTGCCCAAGTACGACCGGCTGATGAAGCGACGCAGCCGCGTACCGGCTCACGCACCCGACTGTCTCGACCTCGCGGTCGGCGACACGGTCACGATCGCAGAGTGTCGACCGCTCTCGAAGACGAAAAGCCACGTTGTCGTTGCAATCGAGGAGGGTGACGACTGATGGAGGCCCTGAAAGCAGACGTGACGCAGGGTCTCGAGAAGGGCTCGCTGATCACGTGTGCCGACAACACCGGCGCACGCGAACTGCGAGTCATCAGCGTCTCGGGCTACTCCGGGACGAAGAACCGTCATCCGAAGGCCGGGCTCGGTGACAAGATCACCGTCTCGGTCACGAAAGGGACGCCGGAGATGCGTCGGCAGGTGCTGGAGGCCGTCGTGGTCCGCCAGCGCAAGCCGATCCGCCGTCCGGACGGCACCCGCGTCAAGTTCGAAGACAACGCGGCCGTCATCATCAACGAGAACGAAGAACCCCAGGGCTCGGAGATCAAGGGCCCGATCGCTCGCGAGGTCGCCGAACGATTCGGCTCCATCGCGAGCACAGCGACGATGATCGTATAGCATGACACGACAACCATCCAAACAGCGCAAGAACGCACGGCGTGCCCCGCTTCACGAGAAGCAAAAGCAGGTGCGATCGACGCTGGCCGACGACCTCCGCGAGGAGTACGGCCAGCGATCTGTTCGCGTCAACGCGGGCGACACCGTCGAAGTGCTGCGCGGCGACTACGCCGGCGAAGAGGGCGAAGTCGTCGAGGTCGACCTCGACGACGCCGCTATCTACGTCGAGGACGTGACCGTCGCGGCAGCCGACGGCGAGGACGTTCCACGCCCGCTCGACGCGAGCAACGTTCGCGTCACGGAGCTGGACCTCGACGACGACCGCCGCGAGGCGCGCCTCGAATCCGAGGAGGACAGCGCATGAGCAACCATCAGAAACGACTATCGGTCCCGAAGAGTTGGCCGGTCGAGCGCAAGACCGAGACGTTCACCGTAAAGGCAGACGCTGGTCCCCACGGCGAAGCAGGAGTCCCGCTCCTGATCGTCCTGCGGGACGTGCTGGGCTACGCGGACTCCCGGAAGGAAGCCCGCTACGCTCTCAACAACGACAGCGTCCTGATCAACGGCAAGGCCGTCTCCGACGAGGAACGCCCGGTCGGGATGTTCGACATCCTGGCGTTCGTCGAGCGAGA
Above is a genomic segment from Halomicrobium sp. LC1Hm containing:
- a CDS encoding 50S ribosomal protein L14, whose product is MEALKADVTQGLEKGSLITCADNTGARELRVISVSGYSGTKNRHPKAGLGDKITVSVTKGTPEMRRQVLEAVVVRQRKPIRRPDGTRVKFEDNAAVIINENEEPQGSEIKGPIAREVAERFGSIASTATMIV
- a CDS encoding 30S ribosomal protein S17 codes for the protein MALGLNVQEPDEACADDNCPFHGTLSVRGQTIEGEVASTDMEKTVVVEREYDVKVPKYDRLMKRRSRVPAHAPDCLDLAVGDTVTIAECRPLSKTKSHVVVAIEEGDD
- the rpmC gene encoding 50S ribosomal protein L29; the encoded protein is MTVIHVEEVRDMTAAERESELEDLKTELLNARAVQAAGGAPENPGRIGELRKAIARIKTIQTEEGDLE
- a CDS encoding 50S ribosomal protein L22 is translated as MGISYSVDADPDTTAKAMLRERQMSHKHSKAIAREIKGMTADDAIAYLEDVIAEKQSVPFKSHNSGVGHRNDIDGWDAGRYPEKASEAFLDLLENAVGNADHQGFDGGSMEIMHVAAHKVGEQQGRQPRAMGRASAWNSPQVDVELILEEVDE
- the rplX gene encoding 50S ribosomal protein L24; translated protein: MTRQPSKQRKNARRAPLHEKQKQVRSTLADDLREEYGQRSVRVNAGDTVEVLRGDYAGEEGEVVEVDLDDAAIYVEDVTVAAADGEDVPRPLDASNVRVTELDLDDDRREARLESEEDSA
- a CDS encoding ribonuclease P protein component 1, which translates into the protein MPLTPETLPRHELAGLDVEVVAAANPDAIGIAGTVVTETTNTLGVEGTDRVWHVPKDAATFRFDLPAEGDSESRSVRVRGSNLVARPARRTEATGDSKWR
- a CDS encoding 30S ribosomal protein S3, translating into MADEQQFIEDGLQRTQIDEFFADELGRAGYGGMDVAKTPMGTQIVLKAEKPGMVIGKGGKNIRKITTTLEEEFGLEDPQVDVQEVEEPDLNARIVADRLGNALERGWYFRKAGHTTIDRIMEAGAKGAEIVLSGKVTGARSRVEKFNRGYIKHNGEPAENIVDSGVGVAVMKLGTIGVRVKIIPPEAELPDDFEIYEDVEVEDYVADTDGESVEELLEGEPEGEDAAAEHGAQAPADEDADEDELVEDVDEEVVEEAADEFDEVETPSDEDADVDIDDVEESIEEDLDEDTAAEAEELMDEMDDSDSSADSEEGDDE